The Streptomyces fungicidicus nucleotide sequence CAGCTCGAAGGCCATGCTGAACACCGGCATGTCCGTGTCCGGGTACGAGGTGGTACGGGTCGCGTCGGCGAGCAGGAAGTGCTTGAGGTCGGGGAACACCTCGCGGATGCGGCGCAACGAGGCGACGGCCTCCGCCCTCGGCCAGAAGTCGTGGCCCATCATGAAGCAGGTGAGCAGGTCGACTCCGGCGAACTCGGGGCGGGGCTCGAGCGCCGTGGCGTCGCCCTGGACGAGGCTGATCCTGTCCGACAGGCCCGCTTCCGCCACCGCCGCAGTGGCCACCTCGATGGCACCCGCGGCGAAGTCGATGCCCAGGGCCATGACTTCGGGCCCGGTACGGGCGAGGCGGATCAGCCGTTCGCCGCTGCCACACCCGAGGTCGGCGACGGAGGTGAAGTCCAGTCCGCTGACGACCGGCCAGAAGACCGGGTCCCACCACTCGGCGTTGATCTCGCGGCAGGCCACGCTGATGGCGGCCGCGTCACGGCGGTAGAAGGAGCCCACCCGGTTCTTCTCCCGGACCAGTGCCGGGAGGGTGCTGAACAGCTCACCGCAGCCCCGGGTCATCCAGTGGAAGAGCGACTTGCACCGGTCCGCCTCCTCGAAGTTGGGGCCGCGCCGGATCTGCGCCCCGTCACGCGAGACGATGTCCGCCGCCGCGAGCGCCCGGAACAGCTCGTGCGTCGAGCGGGTGTCCAGGCCCTCACGGGCGGCGAACTCGTCCGCGTCCAGCCGCTCCGACACGCGCAGCGCGTCGAAGGCGCCCATCTCCCACGCCGCGCTGATCGCGGACGCCGTGATGGCGTGGTTGAACACCTCGGTGACCGTCGTCGGCGCCGCCTGCGCCATCACCGTCCCGCTCATGCCGCGCTCCCTTCCAGGGCCTCGACCAGGCTCGTGGGTCGCATGTCCGTCCACTCCCTCTCGATGAAGTCCACGCAGGTCTGCCGGTCGCTCTCCGGGTGGACCACCTTCCAGCCGCCGGGAATCTCGGCGAAGGCCGGCCAGAGCGAGTACTGCGCCTCGTCGTTGATCAGCACCAGGAAGGAGCCGTCCGGGTCGTCGAAGGGATTACTCACTGTTCGAGCTCCATTCTTTTCTCGATCTCGTGGGAAACGAGCAGGGGTGGGCGAGCTCAGAAGAGCGGAGCCGCGGCGGGAGCGCGCAATGTGCCCAGATACGGGTGCCACAGGTGGTCCGGGTTCTCCTCCACACGCCGGACGATCTCCCGCATCCGGGTCAGGGCCTTGGGTTCCTCTTCGCCGTAGACGTCACCCTGGAGCATCTTCAGCACGTCCAGCCGGTAACGCGGGTCCTGGACGAACGCGGTGAACAGGATGTTCAACCGGTAGTAGATGGAGATGAATTCGTACCAGCTGCTTACGCCGCGGCGCAACACCCGCTCGTAGTCGCCGAAGCTCTTCTTGCTGAAATCGTCGCGCTCGACGGCGGAAACGATGTCCTTCGCCAGCAGCCGGGCGCTGTTCATCGCCACGCTGACGCCACTGGAGAAGATCGGGTCGACGAACCGGGCGGCGTCACCGATGAGCGCCCACCGGTCACCGACGACTTCCTTCATTCCGTAGCTGTAGTCGCCCTCGGTCTTGAATTCGCGGACGCGTTCGGCCTTCTCCAGTGCCGCCCGGAGTTCAGGCCGCGTACCCAGGCAGTCCCAGAAGAATTCCTCGCGTTCCTTTCCGGAGGACTTCACCTTTGCCTTCTGGGTCACCACGCCGACGCTGGTGGTGGTCTCGGAGATGGGGATCTGCCAGACCCAGGTGTCGCTCACCGGCAGGAAGTGGATGAAGATGAAGTCCTCCTGGTCCGGGTCGTCGGCGAGCGCCTTGCGGTCGAGCCCGTCGAACCAGGCGTGGATTGCGTACTGGTTGAAGACCGGATCCGGGACCTTCAGCTTCTTCTTGCGGCCCAGCATGGTCTGCCGGCCGCTGGCGTCCACGACCATGCGCACCCTCAGCCGCTCGGTACCCTCGTCGCCGACGGCCGTGAGCACCACGCCGTCGTCGGTGAACTCCACGTCCTGCACGCGGGTCCGCTCACGGACGCGGGCGCCCAGTTCGGCCGCGTGCTGAAGCAGGATCTGGTCGTACTTCCCGCGGTCGACGTGGTAGGTGTAGGCCTGGTCCACGCCGGGCTGGTCGCGCTCCTGGAATTCGACGCTGGCGAGCCTGAATCCCTGGGTCATGCCGGTGAATCCCATTTCGGGCACCGTCTCCTTGGCCGCGGACGTCCAAGCCGCTCCGTACTTCTTCGGGAACCCCGCGGCATCCACCTTCGCCAGTGCCCCGATCTCCTGGAGCACCGGGGTCGTCGCGGTCACCAGCGACTCCCCGACGTGGGGCCGGGGGAATTCCGCGCTCTCCAGGACGATCGCGGATATACCTGCCTTGGCGAGATACGAGGCCATGGTGGAACCGGCCGGGCCACCACCGATGATGCCGATGTCGTAGTCGAAGTCGCTCATTTTTCTCCCTCACTCGTCGGATTCATTTCCCGCAGGGCCTGCGCGATCACACCGGCGATCTCCGCAAGCGGCTCGGGCTGCATCATGTCCTGATGACCGCAGGCGATTTCATGGTTTTCGACGCGGCCGTCCAGGACCTCGTACCAGACATCGAATTCGGGCACCCGGGGGTCCCGGTCACGGGTGGCGGTGAAGAAGAGCATGTCGCCCCGGTATTTCCCGGGACTGTAGTTCACGCGCAGTTCGATGTTGTTGTAGAAGACTTCGATGATGCCGCGTATGCGGCGCTCGTCGATTCCCTGGAGCACGCCGTCGGACCGGCCCAGGATGTCGATGACCTCCGTCTGCCGCAGCGGGCGGCCGTTCAGGCCCTCCACGTCGTAGTCGATGGAGTGCAACAGCGCCCGCAGAACGGCCTGTTCGGCGACCTCACGGGCGGGCGGCGCCTCACCGCCGTCCCCGAGGGCGAACGCGTCGAGCAGGGCGAGCAGGGACACCTCCTGCCCCTGGTGCTGGAGTTGCACCGCCGCCTCGTACGCCGCGACGCCGCCGAAGGACCAGCCCGTGAGGTGGTAGGGCCCGTACGGCTGGATGGTGCGGATCTGGTCGACGTAGTCTTCGACCATCTCCTCCAGGGTGGCGGGCAGCGGCTCGTCGGGGTCGGCCATGCCGCGTGCCTGGATCGAGTACACCGGCTGGTCGGCGGGGAGATGGGGCAGCAGCCGTGTGTAGATCCAGCCCATGCCGCCGCCCGGGTGGAGGCAGAACAGCGGCGGCCGGGTGCCGTGACTCCTGACCGGGAGCACCACCTCGAGCCCGCTGCGCGTGACCCGTCCGTCGAGCGCGGCCGCGAGGTCCTGGGCCGTCGGCGCCTCGAAGACGGTGCGTACGGCCAGTTCGACGCCGAGTTCGTCGCGGATCCGGCCGACCAGGCGTGCCGCGAGCAGCGAGTGCCCGCCCAGCTCGAAGAAGTTGTCGTCCGCGGCGACACCCGTGGTGCCCAGGGCCTCGGCGAACAGCCGGCACAGCACCGCCTCCTCGGGGGTGGCCGGCAGCCGTCCGCGCCCGGTGGCGTCGAGTTCCGCGGGCGGCAGCGCCTTGCGGTCGAGCTTCCCGTTCGGGTGCAGCGGCAGCGCGTCCAGGCTGACGAACGCCGCCGGGACCATGTAGTCCGGCAGGGTCCCGGCGAGGTGGTCGCGGAGAACCTGGTCCTGCCCGGTCGCCGTGGCCGTCGTGGGTACCACGTAGGCGACCAGCACCTTCCCGGCGGGCCCGGAGTGCTTCTCCTGGGTGGTGACCACGGCCTGGGACACCAGCGGGTGACGCTTGAGCGCCGCCTCGACCTCGCCGGGCTCGATGCGGAACCCGCGGATCTTCACCTGGTCGTCGGTCCTGCCGATGAACTCCAGGTTCCCGTCCGCCCGCAGACGGGCGCGGTCACCGGTGCGGTACATCCGGGCGCCGGACGGCCCGAACGGGTCCGCGACGAACCGTTCCGCGGTCGTGCCCGGGCGGCCGAGATAGCCTCTGGCGAGCTGCGGCCCGGCGATGCAGAGCTCTCCCGGCACGCCCGGGGGCACCGGCTGAAGCGCGTCGTCCAGCACGTACACGCGTACGCGTGGGATGGGGCGGCCGATCGGCGCGGCAGCGGGCCATGCTTCCGTGCCGGCCGGCAGCGTGAAGGCCGTCGCCCCGTGCGTCTCGGACGGGCCGTAGTGGTTGTGCAGCCGTACTCCGGGCCGTTCCGCGAAGAACTGCCGGATGCCGGCGGAAAGCACGAGCGCCTCACCGGCCTGGGACACGTCCGTCAGCGCGGGCAGCGCGACCTTGTGGCGCACGGCGGCCTCGCACATCGCGTCGATCACCAGCCAGGGCGCGAAGAACTCCTGCACCGACCGGCGTTCCAGCCAGCGGACCACCTGCGCGGGATCCCTGCGGGTTTCCTCGTCCGGCAGCACGAGGGTCTTCCCGTGCAGCAGCGCGGAGAAGATCTCCTGCATGGAGACGTCGAAGTGCAGTGGGGCGAACTGGGCGGTCCTGATGCCCTCACCGCCCGGGAAGTCGGCGTGATGCCACGCGACCAGGTTGGTCAGCGCCCCGCAGGTCATCACGACGCCCTTGGGCGTTCCCGTGGAGCCGGAGGTGTAGACCGCGTAGGCCGTGCTCTCCGGCACCAGGGGTGCGCCCCGTTCGGCGGGGGTGAGGTCGCTCTGCGGCTGGGCGGCGATCTGTGCCATGTCGTCCGGCCGGTCCTGCACCACCAGGGCGGGCGCCGTCCGCCCCTCGCCGGGTGCCGAGGGCAGCAGGTGCGCCATCGCCTCGGTGGTGATCAGCACGGACGGACGGGCGTCCTGGACGATGAGCGCGATGCGCTCCTTCGGATGGGCGGGGTCGACGGGCAGACAAGCGGCGCCCGTCTTGAAGACCGCCATCAGGGCGACCAGCGCGTCGCAGGACCGCTCCATGACCAACGCGATGAACGACTCCGGGGTGGCTCCGCGACGGATCAGCAGCCGGGCCAGCCGGTTGGCACGGTCGTTCAGCTCCCGGTACGTGAGCTGCCCCCCGTCCGACAGGACGGCGAGGGCGTCCGGGGTCACGGAGGCCTGCCTCTCGAACCGGACCGGCAGCGGCGTCTCGTCGAGGACGGACACACCGTCCGTGCCCGCCGTGGCGCCGCCCAGGGCGAGGTCCCGCTCCTCGGGGGACAACAGCCCGACGGAACCGATCCGGATGCCGGGATCCGAGGTCACCGCCCGGACGAGGCGCTCCAGCCATCGGGCCACCTGCTCGACCAGGTCGTGGTCGAAGAGGTCGGCGCTGTACTCGTAGCCCACGGCGATCTCACCGGGCGACCCGTCCTCGGCGAGGCTTTCGCGAACGCTCACGGCCAGGTCGAACCGTGCGACGTCGGACGTGATGGGCAGGGCCGCACCGGTACCGCCGCCCAGGAGCAGTTCGGCCCGGGGAACGTTCTCCAGCGTCAGCAGGACCTGGAAGAGGGGGTGACGGGCCAGGGACCGCTCGGGGTTGAGTTCCTCCACCAGCCGTTCGAACGGCAGGTCCTGGTGGGCGTAGGCCGCCAGGTCCGTCTCCCGCACCCGCTCCAGCAACTCCCGGAACGTCGGATCGCCCGAGGTGTCCGTCCGCAGCACCAGGGTGTTCACGAAGAACCCGACCAGATCGTCCAGCGCCGGATCCGTCCGCCCCGCCACCGGAGCACCCAACGGAATGTCCGACCCCGCACCCAGCCGCGTCAGCAACGCCGCCAGCGCCGCCTGCACCACCATGAACACCGACACACCACTACTGCGAGCCAGCTCCACCACCCCGGCATGCAACTCCGCGTCCCACCGCGCCACCACCCGGCCACCCCGGTGGGAGGCCTTGGCGGGGCGAGGACGGGACAGAGGGAGGGAGAGTTCCGCGGGAAGGTCCTCAAGGGCCTTGCGCCAGTACTCGAGCTGCCGGGCGGCCGCCGGCGCGACACCGTCGGCCCCCTCGCCCAGGAAGGCGCGCTGCCAGAGGGCGTAGTCGGCGTACTGGACCGGCAGCTCCGTACCCCATACGGGTGCCGCACCGGCCACCCGCGCCGTGTACGCGTGCGACAGGTCCCGCGCCAGCGGACCCATCGACCAGCCGTCGGAGGCGATGTGATGCACCACCAGCAACAGCACGCACGACCCGTCACCGACCGTGAACAGATGCGCCCGCAGCGGGATCTCGGACGCCAGGTCGAATCCCTGGGACGCCGCGCCGGCCAGCGACCGCTCCAGCTCCTCCTCCGCCACGTCACGCTCGACGAGCGGCACCTGCGCCAGGTCGGCCGGCAGCACCCGTTGCCAGGGCACACCGCTCGACTGCGGGAAGACGGTTCGCAGTGACTCGTGCCGGGCCACCACGTCGGCGAGCGCGGCGCGCATGGCGTCCGGGTCGAGTCGCTCGTTCAGGCGCACGGCGAACGGCACGTTGTACAGACCCGTGGCCGGCTCCAGCCGGTCGATGAACCACAGCCGCTGCTGCGCGTACGACAGCGGCACCCGCTCCCCACGCTCCGCCACCGCACGCAACGGCTCGCGCACCGCGTTGTTCTCACCGGTCAGGAGTACGGACAGGTGCTGGGCGAGCCGTTCGACGGTCGGTGCCTCGAACACGGCGCGGACACCGAGGTCGGTACCGAACAGCGCACCGACCCGTGCGGCGAGTCGGGTCGCCGTCAGCGAATGACCGCCCAGGGTGAAGAAGTCGTCGTCGACACCGACCCGCTCCAGGCCCAGGACCTCCGCGAACAGACCGGCGAGGATCTCCTCCTGCGCGGTACGCGGCCCGCGCCCCGACACCTGGGACGCGTAGTCCGGCACCGGCAGGGCGGGACGGTCCAGCTTGCCGTTCACGTTCAACGGCAGCTCGTCCAGCACCACCACCGCCGCCGGAACCATGTAGTCGGGCAGCACCCGCGCCGCATGCTCCTGGAGCTCCTGCTCCAGCCCGTCACCGTGCCGGCCGGCCGGCACGACGTAGGCGACCAGGCGCCGGTCCCCTGGCCGGTCCTCCCGCACCACCACCGCGACCCGGGCCACGGCCTCGTGCCCCGCCAGCACCCCCTCCACCTCACCCGGCTCGATCCGGAAACCCCGAATCTTCACCTGCCCATCCACCCGGCCCAAGAACTCGATCTGCCCGTCCGTACTCCACCGGCCACGGTCCCCCGTCCGGTACATCCGCTCACCAGCGGCACCGAACGGATCCGCCACGAACCGGCCCGCCGTCAGACCCGGACGGTCCAGATACCCACGCGCCAGACCGGAACCCGCGACATAGATCTCCCCGGCCACACCCGGCGGCGCCAGCCGCAGCGCGGCGTCGAGGACGTAGACGCGGGTGTCGTCCATGGGCCGGCCGATGGGGATCGACCGGTCGAGCCGCTCCGGAGCCGTCCGCACCGGGTGGTACATGGCGAAGGTTGTCGTCTCCGTCGGCCCGTAGACGTGCACCACCAGCGTCCCGGGCGAGGTGTCCAGCACCCGGCGGAACGCCGCCGGGGACACCTGCTCGCCGCCCGTCCACACCTCACGTACGTCGCGGAACGTCTCGGGACGCAGATCGGCGAGCAGGTTGAAGAGCGCGGTCGTGAGGAAGACGCTCGTGATGCGGTGGTCCACGATCAGTCGGCTCAGCACCTCGATGTCCGGATCCCCGGCCGGGGCGACGACGACCTGGTTGCCGGACAGCAGAGGGATCCACAGCTCGTATGTCGAACCGTCGAAGGAGTGGGCGGAGTGCAGCAGGACGCGCTGCTGGCTGCCCTCGTTCCTCCAGCAGCGGTCCGCGGCCAACGCGCAGACGGCCCTGTGGGTCGTGATCACTCCCTTGGGCGTGCCGGACGACCCGGAGGTGTACATCACGTACGCCGGCCGGTCGGGGGCGAGGGTGATGTCCGGGGCGCTCGCCGCGGTGGCGGCGGGTGCACCGTCCTCGCCGAGGACCAGCACGCCGACGCCCGCATCCGTGCACACCTTGACGAATTCCGCGTGCCGGGTGGCCGCGTCGGCGATGAGGACCAAGGCCCCCGCCTGCTCCGTCATCATCCGCAGGCGGGCCACGGGATGGCGGCCGTCGAGCGGGAGGTAGTACGCGCCGGCCTTGAGCACGGCCAGGATGGCGACCACCAGGTGCGCAGACCTGTCCATGAAGAGTGCCACCGGTGTGTCCGGCCGCACGCCCAGGCCGATCAGGCGGTGCGCGAGTGCGTTGGCGCGTACGTCCAACTCCCGGTAGGTGAGTTCCTGCGTCCCCTCGACCACCGCGACGGCGTCAGGTGTCTTCGCGGCCTGCTCGGCGAAGGCGGCGACCAGCGTCTCGTCGCCGGCGGCCGCTCCGGTGCCGTTCCACTCCTCCAGCATCCGGCGGCGTTCGGTTCCGGTGACCAGGTCGATGCGGCCGAGGGCGCGCTCCGGATCGGCGACCACCGCGCGCAGGAGCAGGCCGAGGCGCTGGACGTACTGCTCGGCGGTCTCGTCGTCGAAGAGGTCGGCGCTGTACTCGAGCAGCCCGGTCAGGCCTGCGCTGTGGCCGTCCGCCGTGTGCTGTTCGCGGAGATTGAACGCCAGGTCGAACTTGGCCTTCGCCAGCCGCACCGCGATCGGTTCCGCGTCGGCTCCGGCGAGGCGGAGGCTGTCCGGGGTGTCGTTCTGGAGGGTGAGGGCGATCTGGAAGAGGGGGTGGCGGGCCAGGGAGCGCTCGGGGTTGAGTTCCTCCACCAGCCGTTCGAACGGCAGGTCCTGGTGGGCGTAGGCGGCCAGGTCCGTCTCCCGCACCCGCTCCAGCAGCTCACGGAACGTGGGATTGCCGGACGTGTCGGTCCGCAGCACCAGGGTGTTCACGAAGAACCCGACCAGATCGTCCAGCGCCGGATCCGTCCGCCCCGCCACCGGAGCACCCAGCGGGACGTCCGTGCCCGCACCCAGCCGCGTCAGCAACGCCGCCAGCGCCGCCTGCACCACCATGAACACCGACACACCACTGCCACGGGCCAGCTCCACCACCCCGGCATGCAACTCCGCATCCCAGGTGAAGGCTATGCGTCCACCCTCGTGGGACGCGGTGGCCGGGCGGGGCCGGCTGGTCGGCAGGTCCAGCTCGGCGGGCAGGCCCTGGAGAGCCTCGCGCCAGTAGGCGAGCTGCTCGGCGCCGACGGCGTCGTCATCGAGGAGGGCGCGCTGCCAGAGCGTGTAGTCGGCGTACTGGACCGGCAGCTCCGTACCCCATACCGGTGCCGCACCGGCCACCCGCGCCGTGTACGCGTGCGACAGGTCCCGCGCCAGCGGACCCATCGACCAACCGTCGGCCGCGATGTGATGCACCACCAGCAACAGCACACTCGAGCCGTCGTCGAGGGTGTACAGATGCGCCCGTAGCGGCAGTCCGTCCGCCAGGTCGAAACCCTGGGACGCCGCCTCGACGAGGGACTCCTCCAGGTCATCCGCCGCGACGTCACGCTCGATGAGCGGCACCTGTGCCTGGTCGGCGGGCAGCACCCGCTGCCAGGCGGCGCCGCCCTCCTCGGGGAAGACGGTCCGCAGTGACTCGTGCCGGGCCACCACGTCGGCGAGCGCGGCGCGCATGGCGTCCGGGTCGAGTCGCTCGTTCAGGCGCACGGCGAACGGCACGTTGTACAGGCCCATGGCCGGAGTCAAGCGGTCGATGAACCACAGCCGCTGCTGCGCGTACGACAGCGGCACCCGCTCCCCACGCTCCGCCACCGCTCCCAGGGCTCTCCGGGAGGCCTGACCGCCTCCGGCCAGTCGAGCGGTGACGGACCGGGCGAGCCGTTCGACGGTCGGTGCCTCGAACACGGCGCGGACACCCAGGTCGGTACCGAACAGCGCACCGACCCGCGCGGCGAGTCGGGTCGCCGTCAGCGAGTGACCGCCCAGGGTGAAGAAGTCGTCGTCGACACCGACCCGCTCCAGGCCGAGGACCTCGGCGAACAGACCGGCGAGGATCTCCTCCTGCGCGGTACGCGGCCCGCGCCCCGACACCTGGGACGCGTAGTCCGGCACCGGCAGGGCGGGACGGTCCAGCTTGCCGTTCACGTTCAACGGCAGCGCGTCCAGCACCACCACCGCGGCCGGAACCATGTAATCGGGCAGCACCCGCGCCGCATGCTCCTGGAGCTCCTGCTCCAGCCCGTCACCGTGCCGGCCGCCCGGCACGACATAGGCGACCAGGCGCCGGTCCCCGGGCCGGTCCTCCCGCACCACCACCGCGACCCGGGCCACAGCCTCGTGCCCGGCCAGCACCCCCTCCACCTCACCCGGCTCGATCCGGAACCCCCGGATCTTCACCTGCCCATCCACCCGGCCCAGGAAGTCCAGCTCACCGTCCGCACGCCACCGGCCACGGTCACCCGTCCGATACATGCGCTCACCAGCCGCACCGAACGGATCCGCCACGAACCGCCCGGCCGTCAACCCCGCCCGGCCCAGATACCCACGCGCCAGACCAGGACCCGCGACATAGATCTCCCCCGCGACACCCGGCGGCACCGGCCGCAGCGCGGCATCGAGGACATACACGCGCGCGTTGACCATCGGACGGCCCACCGACGGATGCACCTCACCCGTCATCGGCCCGCCCACCGTGCACGCGGCCGTCACCTCCGTCGCCCCGTACACATGCAGCAGACGCCGGCCCCGCGCCCACCGCCCGATCACCTCCGGCGGACAACTGTCACCCGCCACCGTCATCACCAGCCCCGACGGAAACTCCTCCACCGGCAACGACGGCAACAACGCCGGCGGCAACGTCACATGCGACACCCCGCTGTCCCTCACCAGCCGCGCCAGCTCACCACCCGCCGCGAACCCCTCACCACCAGCAGGAACCAGCACCAGACGCCCACCGGTCAGCAACGCCATACAGACGTCCCACACCGACGCGTCGAACCCCGGCGAAGCGAACTGCAACACCCCACACCCCGGCCCCGCCCCGAACACCCCACCGAACGTGGCCACCAGACTCGCCACACCGGAATGCGAAACCACCACACCCTTCGGCCGCCCCGTCGACCCCGACGTGTAAATCACATACGCCGGAGACCCCAACGACAGAACAGAAAGCCGCTCACCATCAGAGACATCCCGCTCCGACATCCGCGAAAGCGCCGACACCGTCTCGGGCACGTCAAGCGTCAGTGCGTCGACACCTTCGGGCACGACATCCGCGTACTCCGTGGTCGTGACCGCGCACACCGGCCGCGCGTCACCGAACATGAACGCCACCCGCTCACGCGGATACTCCGGATCCACCGGCACATACGCACCACCGGCCTTCAACACCGCCAGCATCCCGACCACGAACTCCACCGACCGCGGCAACACCAGAGCCACCACCGACTCCGGCCCCACCCCACGACCCACCAACAACCGCGCCAGCCGATTCGCCCGCGCATTCAACTCCGCATACGACAACTCCACATCGCCACACACCACGGCAATGGACTCCGGCGCCCGAGCCACCCGCTCCTCGAACAACTCCGGAAACGTCAGCCCCTCCACCACCGCAGCCGAGTCATTCCACCGCTCCAACACCAACGACCGCTCAGCCGCAGTGACGACGTCCAGCCGGCCCACCACAGCCTCCGGATCGGCCGCGAACGTCTCCAGCAGCCCCCGCAACCGGGCGACGAGCCCCTCGACCTCACCCCGCGAGAACACATCCGGCCGGTAATCCACCCGCAACCGCAGCGCACCACCCGACCCCACCACCAGACCCAACGGGTAATGCGTCCCGTCCCGGCCCGCCATTCGGGTCAGCCGCACTCCCGAGGCCGCCGCGACATCGTCGAGACCACCGTGGGGCTGGTTCTCGAAGACGGTGGCGGTGTCGAAGAGGGTGCCCAGCCCGGCCAGGGCCTGGATGTCGGCCAGCCCCAGGTGCTGGTGCGCCAGCAACGCCGACTGCTCCTCCTGCACCCGCCGCACCAACCCCACCAACGACTCCCCCGGCACCACCCGCACACGCACCGGAAGCGTGTTGATGAACAACCCCACCATCGACTCCACACCCGGAATCTCCGCAGGCCGGCCCGACACCGTCGCACCGAACACCACATCCCACCGACCCGTCAGACGACCCAGCAAGACCCCCCACACCGCCTGCACCACCGAGTTCAGCGTCACCCCAGCCCGACGCGCCCCCGCCTCCACCGCAGACGACACCCCACCCGGCAGATCCACCACCACCGACTCCGGCACCACCACCGAACCCGGCACCCGACCCGCCGCCAACAACGTCGGCTCCTCCAACCCCGCCAACGCACCCCGCCACGCAACCTCCGCCGCCCCACGGTCCCGCCCCCGCAACCACCCCAGGAACTCCCGATACGACACCACCGGCCCCAACACCCGCCCCGCATACAACGCGAACAGCTCGCGGACGAGCAACGGGCCGGACCAGCCGTCGATCAGGATGTGGTGAACGGTCCACACCAGACGGTGCCGCTCGGGACCCATGCGCACCAGCAGGAACCGCATCAGCGGCGGCTCACCCAGGTCGAAACGCCGCAGCCGGTCCTCGTCGGCCAGTCGTCCTGCTTCCGCCTCGTGCGTGTGCGCCGGAGCGCCTTCGAGGTCGTGCTCGCGCCAGGGAATCTCGACCGTGGAGGGGATGACCTGGAGGGACTCCTCGAACTCCCCGGCGACGAATCCCGCCCTGAGGTTGGGGTGACGCTGGATCAGCTCCCGGGCGGCGGCGTGCAGACGGTCGGCGTCCAGTCGGCCCTCAAGGTCGAGGACGAGCTGCACGGTGTAGACGTCCACGCCGCCGTCCGCCTCGTAGCGGGCATGAAAGAGGAGGCCTTCCTGGAGAGGCGTGACGGGAAGGATGTCCTCGATCTCGGAGTGCGTCATTTCTTCTTCCTCCACACAGCTTCCAGACGGTCCAGCGCGGACTGGCTCAGCGAGAGCAGGGGCACGTCCGAGGGGGTACGGCCGCCCGCGTCGGGCCGCCGGGCGTGCGTGACGAGAGCGCCCAGGGCGCGGAACCACCCGTGTGCCAGCTCCTCGACCCGCTCCTCGGCCAGCAGGGCGGCGGGCCAGGACCACGTGACCACGAGGCGGGGACCGTCGGGACCCACGTGTGTCACGGCATTGATGTCCAGGACGTGGTGGAGGGCCGCTTCGGTGTCATGGGCGGCCGGGCGACCGCCCTTCTCCGCGCTGGGCCTCCAGACCTGCGGGAGGCCGGCGCCGGCGGTGTTGATGCGGCCCAGGTAGTTGAAGCCGATACGCGGTGTGGGCAACGCGGCGAGCCGCTCCGCGGTGGCGCTGTTCAGATGGCGCAGCAGTCCGTAGCCGATGCCGCGGTCGGGTATCGCCCGGAGTTGCTCCTTGAGTCGCTTGAGAGCGTGCCCGGCGGCGGCGCCACCCGACAGCGCCTCGTCCAGGTCGACGGTCCCCGCGTCGAGCCGCACGGGGAAGAGGCTGGTGAACCAGCCCACCGTGCGCGACAGGTCCACGCCGTCGACGAGTTCCTC carries:
- a CDS encoding class I SAM-dependent methyltransferase; this translates as MSGTVMAQAAPTTVTEVFNHAITASAISAAWEMGAFDALRVSERLDADEFAAREGLDTRSTHELFRALAAADIVSRDGAQIRRGPNFEEADRCKSLFHWMTRGCGELFSTLPALVREKNRVGSFYRRDAAAISVACREINAEWWDPVFWPVVSGLDFTSVADLGCGSGERLIRLARTGPEVMALGIDFAAGAIEVATAAVAEAGLSDRISLVQGDATALEPRPEFAGVDLLTCFMMGHDFWPRAEAVASLRRIREVFPDLKHFLLADATRTTSYPDTDMPVFSMAFELAHAVMGDYLPTLEEWRPVFEEAGWRCEGEHPISVPADSVMFHLVPN
- a CDS encoding MbtH family protein; translation: MSNPFDDPDGSFLVLINDEAQYSLWPAFAEIPGGWKVVHPESDRQTCVDFIEREWTDMRPTSLVEALEGSAA
- a CDS encoding NAD(P)/FAD-dependent oxidoreductase encodes the protein MSDFDYDIGIIGGGPAGSTMASYLAKAGISAIVLESAEFPRPHVGESLVTATTPVLQEIGALAKVDAAGFPKKYGAAWTSAAKETVPEMGFTGMTQGFRLASVEFQERDQPGVDQAYTYHVDRGKYDQILLQHAAELGARVRERTRVQDVEFTDDGVVLTAVGDEGTERLRVRMVVDASGRQTMLGRKKKLKVPDPVFNQYAIHAWFDGLDRKALADDPDQEDFIFIHFLPVSDTWVWQIPISETTTSVGVVTQKAKVKSSGKEREEFFWDCLGTRPELRAALEKAERVREFKTEGDYSYGMKEVVGDRWALIGDAARFVDPIFSSGVSVAMNSARLLAKDIVSAVERDDFSKKSFGDYERVLRRGVSSWYEFISIYYRLNILFTAFVQDPRYRLDVLKMLQGDVYGEEEPKALTRMREIVRRVEENPDHLWHPYLGTLRAPAAAPLF